One Urocitellus parryii isolate mUroPar1 chromosome 9, mUroPar1.hap1, whole genome shotgun sequence DNA segment encodes these proteins:
- the LOC113192249 gene encoding lysozyme-like protein 1, with protein MKAAGILSLIGCLVTVTDSKIYTRCKLAKVFARAGLDNYQGFSLGNWICMAYYESRYNTTAQTGLDDGSIDYGIFQINSFTWCRDAKLQEKNHCHVACSALITDDLTDAIICAKKIAKETQGMDYWQGWKKHCEGRELSEWKKGCEVS; from the exons ATGAAGGCTGCTGGCATCTTGTCCCTGATTGGCTGTCTGGTCACAGTCACAGACTCCAAAATCTACACTCGCTGCAAACTGGCAAAAGTATTTGCCAGGGCCGGCCTGGACAATTACCAGGGCTTTAGCCTGGGAAACT GGATCTGCATGGCATACTATGAGAGCCGCTACAACACCACAGCTCAGACTGGCCTGGATGATGGCAGCATCGACTATGGCATTTTTCAGATAAATAGTTTCACATGGTGCAGAGATGCAAAGCTGCAGGAGAAGAACCACTGTCATGTTGCCTGCTCAG CCTTAATCACTGATGATCTCACAGATGCAATTATCTGTGCCAAGAAAATTGCTAAAGAGACTCAAGGGATGGACTATTG GCAAGGCTGGAAGAAACACTGTGAGGGCAGAGAACTATCTGAGTGGAAAAAAGGATGTGAGGTTTCCTGA